In a single window of the Halobaculum lipolyticum genome:
- a CDS encoding 60S ribosomal export protein NMD3: MSEPRDTRDFCPRCGDSVPERTEPLPGEPRERDRVLCDACYFEDFELVDAPDRVEVTVCSHCGAVHRGNRWVDVGARDYTDVAVDEVSEALAVHLKAEDIRWGVEPEQVDRNTIRMHCTFSGVVRDTHVEESVVVPVKISRGTCDRCGRISGGSYAAEVQIRGRERVPDPAEQSRAVEIAESLVAEREADGDRESFVTEVTDQPEGKTVKLSTNKLGKAVATQITEELGGSYSEAPTLVTEDGDGNEVYRVTFAVRLPKFRPGDVIDPDDGDGPVLVRSVRGNLKGVRMASGEPYEARFEEGETPDAEKVGEADDAVETTVVAVEDENAVQVLDPETYEAVTVARPPGVGEDAETVDAVKTDVGLYVVPEKRREDAADDANDAPDADGG; encoded by the coding sequence ATGAGCGAGCCACGCGACACGCGGGACTTCTGCCCGCGCTGCGGCGACTCGGTGCCCGAGCGGACGGAGCCGCTCCCGGGCGAGCCGCGCGAACGCGACCGCGTGCTCTGTGACGCCTGCTACTTCGAGGACTTCGAGCTGGTTGACGCGCCCGACCGCGTCGAGGTGACCGTCTGTTCTCACTGCGGGGCGGTCCACCGCGGCAACCGCTGGGTCGACGTCGGCGCGCGCGACTACACCGACGTCGCCGTCGACGAGGTGTCGGAGGCGCTGGCGGTCCACCTGAAAGCCGAGGACATCCGCTGGGGCGTCGAACCGGAGCAGGTCGACCGGAACACGATCCGGATGCACTGTACGTTCTCGGGGGTCGTCCGCGACACGCACGTCGAGGAGTCGGTCGTCGTCCCCGTCAAGATATCTCGGGGCACCTGCGACCGCTGCGGGCGTATCTCCGGCGGGAGCTACGCCGCCGAGGTGCAGATCCGGGGCCGCGAGCGCGTCCCCGACCCCGCCGAGCAGTCGCGCGCCGTCGAGATCGCCGAGTCGCTGGTCGCCGAGCGCGAGGCCGACGGCGACCGCGAGTCGTTCGTGACGGAGGTGACCGACCAGCCCGAGGGGAAGACCGTGAAGCTGTCCACCAACAAACTCGGCAAGGCGGTCGCGACCCAGATCACCGAGGAGTTGGGAGGGAGCTACTCGGAGGCGCCGACGCTCGTCACGGAGGACGGCGACGGCAACGAGGTGTACCGCGTCACCTTCGCGGTCCGGCTCCCGAAGTTCCGCCCCGGCGACGTGATCGACCCCGACGACGGCGACGGGCCGGTGCTGGTTCGCTCGGTCCGCGGGAACCTCAAGGGGGTGCGCATGGCGTCCGGCGAGCCGTACGAGGCGCGCTTCGAGGAGGGGGAGACGCCCGACGCCGAGAAGGTCGGCGAGGCGGACGACGCCGTGGAGACCACCGTCGTCGCCGTCGAGGACGAGAACGCGGTGCAGGTGCTCGACCCCGAGACGTACGAGGCGGTGACGGTCGCGCGGCCGCCGGGCGTCGGCGAGGACGCCGAGACCGTCGACGCGGTGAAGACCGACGTCGGCCTGTACGTGGTGCCGGAGAAGCGCCGGGAGGACGCCGCGGACGACGCGAACGACGCCCCTGACGCCGACGGGGGGTAG
- a CDS encoding helicase C-terminal domain-containing protein yields the protein MDPARIRSEFPAPSFRGTQEEALADITEAFAAGNRVVLVRAPTGSGKSLLARAVAGAARTVEEAGPSDATGAYYTTPQVSQLDDVAEDDLLDDLNVIRGKSNYDCILPGEEDTPVNRAPCARRRGYDCSVQHRCPYYSDRAIASNRPIAAMTLAYFMQTAGSDVFRKRDVVVVDEAHGLAEWAEMYATIELSADTVPVWDDVGVPDVHNDEVGPVERTSRFAQALLGVCTDEKDELLAMGDLSPEEAGRRDRLQELISELKWFLEDYRDSQSATTWVVDQPDGEGGALTIKPLDPEKYLQHTVWDRGNRFALLSATILSKESFCRGVGLDPSEVALVDVEHTFPVENRPLYDTTQGKMTYEHRDETLPKVARLCLRLMARHPEEKGLIHAHSYAIAGRLVEQLSQFGVGARVRSHDSDDRDAQLEAWKASDDPEVFVSVKMEEALDLKGDLCRWQVLCKAPYLNTNDSRVAARLEDGQWSWYHRAALRTVIQACGRVVRAPDDHGATYLADSSLLDLFERAEHDTPPWFRDQVDRMTTPDLPEFDPEAAMAGMDADPGPSSGAGHGVGRGASGGASGGGGSGSKGFSGGTGDSGRSSRSSASSSAGSRSGGGGGGGGGSGSGSGDGGGDDADDDPMADHPLSDVWGE from the coding sequence GTGGACCCCGCCCGGATCCGTTCGGAGTTCCCCGCGCCCTCCTTCCGCGGGACGCAGGAGGAGGCGCTCGCCGACATCACGGAGGCGTTCGCCGCCGGCAACCGTGTCGTCCTCGTGCGCGCGCCCACCGGCAGCGGCAAGTCCCTGCTCGCGCGCGCCGTCGCCGGCGCCGCACGCACCGTCGAGGAGGCCGGTCCCTCCGACGCGACCGGCGCCTACTACACGACGCCGCAGGTGTCGCAACTCGACGACGTCGCCGAGGACGACCTGCTCGACGACCTCAACGTGATCCGGGGGAAGTCCAACTACGACTGCATCCTCCCCGGCGAGGAGGACACGCCCGTCAACCGGGCGCCCTGTGCGCGCCGCCGGGGGTACGACTGCTCGGTCCAGCACCGCTGTCCGTACTACTCCGACCGCGCCATCGCCTCGAACCGCCCCATCGCCGCGATGACGCTCGCGTACTTCATGCAGACGGCCGGCTCCGACGTGTTCCGCAAGCGCGACGTGGTCGTCGTCGACGAGGCCCACGGGCTGGCGGAGTGGGCGGAGATGTACGCGACCATCGAGCTGTCGGCCGACACCGTCCCCGTCTGGGACGATGTCGGCGTCCCGGACGTCCACAACGACGAGGTCGGCCCGGTCGAGCGCACCTCCCGGTTCGCGCAGGCGCTGCTGGGCGTCTGCACCGACGAGAAGGACGAACTGCTGGCGATGGGCGACCTCTCGCCGGAGGAGGCGGGCCGGCGCGACCGCCTCCAGGAGCTGATCTCCGAGCTGAAGTGGTTCCTCGAGGACTACCGAGACAGCCAGTCGGCGACGACGTGGGTCGTCGACCAGCCGGACGGCGAGGGGGGCGCGCTCACGATCAAGCCGCTCGACCCCGAGAAGTACCTGCAACACACCGTCTGGGACCGCGGCAACCGCTTCGCGCTGCTGTCGGCGACGATCTTGAGCAAGGAGTCGTTCTGTCGCGGCGTCGGACTCGACCCGTCGGAGGTCGCGCTGGTCGACGTGGAACACACCTTCCCCGTCGAGAACCGGCCGCTGTACGACACGACGCAGGGGAAGATGACGTACGAGCACCGCGACGAGACGCTGCCGAAGGTGGCGCGGCTGTGCCTCCGGCTGATGGCGCGCCACCCCGAGGAGAAGGGGCTGATCCACGCCCACAGCTACGCCATCGCGGGGCGACTGGTCGAGCAGCTGTCCCAGTTCGGCGTCGGCGCGCGCGTCCGGAGCCACGACAGCGACGACCGCGACGCGCAGTTGGAGGCGTGGAAGGCCAGCGACGACCCCGAGGTGTTCGTCTCGGTGAAGATGGAGGAGGCGCTGGACCTGAAAGGCGATCTGTGCCGCTGGCAGGTGCTGTGCAAGGCGCCGTACCTCAACACGAACGACTCCCGGGTCGCCGCGCGGCTCGAAGACGGGCAGTGGTCGTGGTACCACCGCGCCGCCCTGCGCACCGTCATCCAGGCGTGCGGCCGGGTCGTCCGCGCCCCCGACGACCACGGCGCCACCTACCTCGCGGACTCGAGCCTGCTCGACCTGTTCGAGCGGGCCGAACACGACACGCCGCCGTGGTTCCGCGACCAGGTCGACCGCATGACGACGCCGGACCTGCCCGAGTTCGACCCGGAAGCCGCGATGGCGGGGATGGACGCCGACCCCGGCCCGAGTTCCGGCGCGGGGCACGGCGTCGGGCGCGGCGCCTCGGGAGGCGCCTCGGGCGGCGGCGGCAGCGGCTCGAAGGGGTTCAGCGGCGGCACCGGCGACTCGGGTCGGTCGTCGCGCTCCTCGGCGTCCTCGTCCGCCGGGTCGCGGTCGGGCGGCGGCGGTGGAGGCGGTGGAGGCAGTGGAAGCGGTAGCGGCGACGGCGGCGGCGACGACGCGGACGACGACCCGATGGCGGACCACCCCCTCTCCGACGTGTGGGGAGAGTAG
- a CDS encoding DUF7561 family protein, whose amino-acid sequence MSKQRCDGCGRRVRLGGGIGDLWSFQTGSTDGLTLELADGSEHFLCYDCIDALPDDEEVTRDHVEGLPAAEE is encoded by the coding sequence ATGAGCAAGCAGCGCTGTGACGGCTGTGGCCGGCGGGTCCGTCTCGGCGGCGGCATCGGCGACCTCTGGTCGTTCCAGACGGGCAGCACAGACGGGCTGACGCTGGAACTCGCGGACGGCTCCGAGCACTTCCTCTGTTACGACTGCATCGACGCGCTCCCGGACGACGAGGAGGTCACCCGCGACCACGTCGAGGGACTCCCCGCGGCAGAGGAGTAA
- a CDS encoding SPFH domain-containing protein, whose translation MDNAGRRFFRSLGRASAGEAGLLDLVPDSGALQLALGVGFALLAWLLLPMQYALAGTLLVLALATLVSSVEIVQAYEKRALTVFGANRGLLGPGLHLIPPFVSRTYQFDTRVETIDVPTQEAITEDNSPVTADAVVYVRVVDAERAFLQVDDYRRATALLAQTNLRAAIGDMHLDETLSRREEINRRIREGLQGPTDDWGVNVEMVEVQEVLPTRVVLDAMEQQTSAERRRRAMILEAQGERRSAVEAAEGDRTANVLAAQGTKVASVLEAQGAAISSVLRANAAESMGERAIIDKGMETLAAIGRGESTTYVIPQELTSLLGRYGKTLSGSDVIDAAESSGLASLEFTPEDRELLGLDSVDEVLAVESADDGTIPAAERADSHDD comes from the coding sequence ATGGACAACGCCGGCAGGCGGTTCTTCCGGTCGCTGGGTCGCGCGAGTGCCGGCGAGGCCGGCCTGCTCGATCTGGTCCCCGACAGCGGCGCCCTCCAACTCGCGCTCGGGGTCGGGTTCGCCCTCCTCGCGTGGCTCCTCCTCCCGATGCAGTACGCGCTCGCGGGGACGCTGCTCGTGCTCGCGTTGGCGACGCTCGTCTCCTCCGTCGAGATCGTGCAGGCGTACGAGAAGCGCGCGCTCACCGTGTTCGGGGCCAATCGCGGACTGCTCGGCCCCGGACTCCACCTGATCCCGCCGTTCGTCTCGCGGACCTACCAGTTCGACACGCGCGTCGAGACGATCGACGTGCCGACCCAGGAGGCGATCACCGAGGACAACTCCCCCGTCACCGCCGACGCGGTGGTGTACGTCCGCGTCGTCGACGCCGAGCGCGCGTTCCTCCAGGTCGACGACTACCGGCGCGCGACCGCGCTGCTGGCGCAGACGAACCTCCGGGCCGCCATCGGTGACATGCACCTCGACGAGACGCTGAGTCGCCGCGAGGAGATCAACCGACGCATCCGCGAGGGACTGCAGGGGCCGACCGACGACTGGGGCGTGAACGTCGAGATGGTCGAAGTGCAGGAGGTGCTCCCCACGCGGGTCGTCCTCGACGCGATGGAACAGCAGACGTCCGCCGAGCGCCGCCGCCGCGCGATGATCCTCGAAGCGCAGGGGGAACGCCGCTCGGCCGTCGAGGCCGCCGAGGGCGACCGCACGGCGAACGTCCTCGCCGCACAGGGGACGAAGGTCGCGAGCGTGCTGGAGGCGCAAGGCGCCGCCATCTCGTCGGTGCTTCGCGCCAACGCCGCCGAGTCGATGGGCGAGCGCGCCATCATCGACAAGGGGATGGAGACGCTCGCGGCCATCGGGCGGGGGGAGTCCACGACGTACGTGATCCCGCAGGAGCTGACGAGCCTGCTGGGGCGGTACGGGAAGACCCTCTCCGGGTCGGACGTGATCGACGCGGCGGAGTCGTCGGGACTCGCCTCCCTAGAGTTCACGCCCGAGGACCGCGAACTGCTCGGTCTCGACTCCGTCGACGAGGTGCTGGCGGTGGAGTCGGCCGACGACGGCACGATCCCCGCCGCCGAGCGCGCCGACAGCCACGACGACTGA